The genomic window GACGAGGAGTACGACCTGTTTACGTTTCACTTCAAGGCGGCCATCTCCGTCTTCCTCGTCTACTTCCTGTTTACGTTCATCTACGCGCTGGTCTGGGCGGGGTAGGCGACGCTCGAGCGAGCGGTCCACTTTCGGAACGACAGCCTCGAAGTAGTTCGTTCTCCAGAATCTCTTTGTTCGGTGACTACACAGTGACCGTATCATGGCGTCTGGCCGCTCCGGTACGATGTTTCCCTCCGTCCTCGCAGTCATCACTGTCCTCCTGCTCGCGTCCGTTTTCGCGCCGGTCGCGCTCGGATCGGGGGCGGGGGCCGGCGACGAGCCACAGTCGACCGCTTCGGACGATTCGATCGTCATCGACGACGACCTTCCCGAAAACGGGTCGACTGTCGAGGTCGTCGTTCGACTCGAGGAGGCGACCGTCCACGAAACGGCGTCCGATGCCGCGACGGAACGACGGCTCGAGACACATGCTGAGACGACGCAGGATCCGCTCCTCGATTACGTCCGGGACACGGACGGGGTATCCGTCGAGGAGACGTTCTGGCTGACGAACGCCGTGCTGATCACCGTCGACACGGACGAAGTCGACTACGAGACGTTCGAGCGGTTCGATGCGGTCGAGGCCGTCCACGAGAACTTCGCGGTGACCGTTCCCGAGCCGCCGAATCGCGCGAACGCGACGACGATGGCGACAGCGTCATCTCTCGCAGCAGGCGAGCGACGAACGACGACCGGACTCGCACAGCTGAACGCGTCCCCCGTCTGGGACGCCTACGACACGCAGGGCGAGGGCGTCCGCGTCGCAGTCCTCGATACCGGAATCGACGTCGGCCATCCCGACCTCGAACTCGCGACCGACGACCCGTCCGATCCGACGTATCCCGGCGGGTGGGCCGAGTTCAACGCGACCAGCCAGCGCGTCACGGGGTCGACGCCACACGATACGGGCACGCACGGAACACACGTCAGCGGAACCGTCGCCGGCGGGGCGACGACCGGCACCGCGATCGGCGTCGCCCCCGAGGTGGAACTGCTTCACGGGCTCGTTCTGACCGATACGAGCGGCTCGTTCGCCCAGGTCGTCGCCGGGATGGAGTGGGCCCTGCAGGAGGACGC from Natrinema versiforme includes these protein-coding regions:
- a CDS encoding S8 family serine peptidase → MASGRSGTMFPSVLAVITVLLLASVFAPVALGSGAGAGDEPQSTASDDSIVIDDDLPENGSTVEVVVRLEEATVHETASDAATERRLETHAETTQDPLLDYVRDTDGVSVEETFWLTNAVLITVDTDEVDYETFERFDAVEAVHENFAVTVPEPPNRANATTMATASSLAAGERRTTTGLAQLNASPVWDAYDTQGEGVRVAVLDTGIDVGHPDLELATDDPSDPTYPGGWAEFNATSQRVTGSTPHDTGTHGTHVSGTVAGGATTGTAIGVAPEVELLHGLVLTDTSGSFAQVVAGMEWALQEDADVISMSIGSTGKHSQLIDPVRNARESGAVVVAAIGNEGAETSGSPGNVYEAISVGAVDRNGAVPSFSGGERVNRTDWAGAPDDWAAPSSYVVPDVVAPGVAITSAVPGGGYESMPGTSMATPHVSGTAALLLSIEPDATPDEIETALTETARVPESRTADGTTDGSDGDVVDTRYGYGIVDASAAADALVAARASLEPVTADEPNGETDGTDASNPLSSPVLLGGIVLVAAGLVAALTVASRRRNDDR